GGAGCACTGCCAGCGGAATCTCCCCTCGGTCGACGAGGCCATGATCCGCCGCGCCTTCCGCGTGGCCTACTGGGCCCACCGCGACGACCGCCGCGCCTCCGGTGAGCTCTACATCTCGCACCCCCTGGAGGTCGCGCTCATCGCGGCCAAGGACATCCGGATGGACGACGTGACCGTGGCGGCGGCGCTCCTCCACGACACGGTCGAGGACACGGACCTGTCGCTCGACCTCCTGGAGAGCGAGTTCGGCACCGAGGTCGCGCGGATCACCGATGGCGTGACCAAGATCGGGAGCGTGTTCGAGAACCGGGCGCTCGGCCGGGCCGAGAACGTCCGGAAGCTCATGCTCTCGATGGCGTCGGACGTCCGCGTCATCCTGGTCAAGTTCGCCGACCGGCTCCACAACATGCGGACGCTCGTGGCGATGCCGACCGAGAAGCAGCTCCGCATCGCGGCCGAGACCGCGGACCTGTTCGCGCCGCTGGCGCACCGGTTCGGGCTCCACGAGGTCAAGACGGAGCTCGAAGACCTCTCGCTGAAGTACCTCCAGCCCGAGGCCTACCGCGAGATCGCCGACGGGCTCAACGCCAAGCGCCGCCAGCGCGAGCGGTTCATCGAGCGGTTCATCGAGCCGCTCCGCGAGGAGCTGAAGGAAGCCGGGTTCGCCTTCGACATCTACGGCCGGCCGAAAAGCATCACGTCGATCTACAGCAAGATGAAGCGGCAGGGCGTCGGCCTCGACGAGGTCTACGACCTGTTCGCGATCCGCGTGATCCTTCACACGACGGGCAAGCAGGGCCGCGAGGACTGTTGGCGCGTCTACTCGACCGTCACGGCCAACTACCCCCCGGTCGACGGGCGGCACCGCGACTTCATCTCCAAGCCCAAGTCGAACGGGTACCAGAGCCTCCACGCGACGGTCATGACGCCGGAGGGCCGGCCGGTCGAGGTCCAGATCCGGACGCAGGAGATGCACGAGGTCGCCGAGCGCGGCGTCGCGGCCCACTGGAAGTACAAGGAGACGCCGGGAGGCGACGGCGCGGCCCCGGCCGGCGCCGGTGATGCCCGCGTGGACGAGCTCTACGCGTGGGTCCGCGACCTCCTCGAAAACCCCTCGCCCGACGACGCCGGCGAGTTCGTCCGCCAGTTCCAGCTCAACCTCTACGACGAGGAGATCTACGTCTTCACGCCGGCCGGCGAGCTGGTCACGCTCCCGACCGGCGCCACGCCCGTCGACTTCGCCTTCCAGATCCACTCCGAGGTCGGGTTCCACTGCATCGGGGCGAAGGCCGATGGGAAGATGGTCCCGCTCAGCTACCGGCTCCAGTCGGGCGAGCAGGTCGAGATCCTGACGTCGAAGCGCCAGACGCCCAACCCCGACTGGGCCACGTTCGTCGTCACCCACAAGGCGCAGGCGCGGATCCGCCACTGGATCAACGAGCGTCGGCGGAAGACGTCGGCGCACGGCCGGGACCTGCTAGACAAGAAGCTCGCCCGCGCCCACCTCGAGCCCGACGAGCAGGCCATCAACCGCCTCGCCGCCGACCTCAAGTTCGCCTCGACCCAGCAGCTGTTCTACGAGATCGGCTCCGGCAAGTACGACCCGGCCGACTTCGTGGCGGCGCTCAAGAAGGGCCTCCCCCCGGAGGCGCCCGAGTCGGACGTCCCCGAGGGCGTCTCGCCCGCCCTCCTGGAGGTCGACGAGATCGACTTCCGCGAGGACGCCCGCGAGCGCGTCGGCGGCCGGACGGCCCTCGTCATCGAGGGCGAGCGCCACACCGACCTCGCCGTCGAGTACGCTGCGTGCTGCGGTCCCATCCCCGGCGACGACGTGTTCGGGTTTCTCTCGCGGACCGGCGTCGTCAAGATCCACCGGAAGGGGTGCAAGAACGCGAACCACCTGTTCTCGGACCACGGCGAGCGCGTGATCCCGGTCGAGTGGAGCCGCCAAAAGGACGTCCAGTTCTCGGCCACGCTCCGCGTCGTCGGCGAGGACCGCGTCGGGATCGTGAGCGACATGACGGCCGTGATCTCGAAGAGCCTCAAGACCAACATCCGCTCGATCACCGTGACGTCCGAGGACGGGATGTTCGAGGGGACCATCGTGCTCTACGTCAGCGACGTGAAGCAACTCCGGCGGATCATGAAGCGGCTGGGGCGGCTCGATGGGATCTACGGCGTGTACCGCGAGGAGTAGGGGAATCCTTGGGTCTCGCGGTGGTATGTGCGTTATCGGCGCCTGGGGCGCTGGGGGAGGGGTGAAACTTTGACTCTGACCCGACGCAGTTCGTTGATCGGCGTAGGTTTGTGACTCTATTCCCCGATTCCAGGCTCCCCGTGCGGGCGGAGCCTATTCCCTGTGACAACCGGCCTCGCGCCCGCGTCGGTATGTGCGCGGTGCGAGGCCACCTTCCCACCACGATGGCTTCCAATTCCAACCGCACGCCGACCCTCACGAAGAAAGACGTCGCTCGCGAGGTCGCCGCGGCGTCCGGCGAACCGCTGTACAAGTGTGAGCCGTGGGTCCAGGCGACGATCGACGCCCTCCGAGACCTCATGGCCGGGGCCGACCCCGAGCTCCGCATCGAGCTCCGCGACTTCGGCGTCTTCGAGGTCAAGAAGACGAAGGCCAAGCCGAAGGCCCGCAACCCGAAGACGAACGAGACGGTCTTCATCCCGGCCCGCCGCAAGACGCACTTCAAGCCGGGCAAGAAGCTCCGCGAGACGCTCCAGGAGCCGCTCCAGGAACTCGGCTACGCGATCCCCGAGGGCAGCGCTGATCACCCCGCCAACCGGAAGCAGGCGGCCTGACCACGACGCGACGGCGAGGCCACCCCGCCCGCCTCGGTGACCCCGCGGCCCGCCAGCGAGACGCGTCGCCGGCGGGCCGCTAGCTTTCCGGCATGGACCTCCCGCCCCGCGTGGCCGGGGTCGACTACGGCGCCCGTCGCGTCGGCGTCGCCCTGGCCGACCCGCTCCGTCTCGTCGCCCGCCCGCACGGGACGTTCGCGCCGGGCGCGGCGCTCGCTGAGCTGGCCCGGCTGGTGGACGAGGACGGCGTCGGCGTCATCGTCGTCGGGTGGCCGCTGACGGACGACGGGGCGGAGGGGCACGCCGTCGACCGCGTCCGGCCCTTTCTCGGGCGGCTTAAGAAGGCCGCGCCCAGCGCCGAGGTCGTCGTCCAGGACGAGCGGGAGTCGTCGCGCCGCGCGCTCCGTGACCTCGTCGAGGCGGGCGTGTCGAAAAAGCGCCGCCGCCACAAAGGGACGCTCGACGCGGCCGCGGCGTGCGTCATCCTCCAGGACTGGCTGGATGAGCAGCGCTCTCCGTTCGGGTGAAGGGTGGGCTGAGACCCCGTCCGGCCGGGATCCTCAGCCCCGCACTGGGCTATCCTTTGCACCCGAACCGCGACACCCGATGGTCCTCCCGATCTACGCCTACGGCCAACCCGTCCTCCGCGAGCGCGCGGCTGAGATCGAGTCTGACAGCCCCGAGCTTCAGGCGCTCATCGACGACATGATCGAGACGATGTCCGTAGCGCACGGCGCCGGCCTCGCCGCGCCCCAGGTCGGGCAGTCGATCCGCCTCTTCGTGGCCGACCTCACGTCGTACGCCGAGGACCTGGCCGAAGACAACGACGGGGAGGTGCCGGACTACGCGACGGGCCCGCTTGTCTTCATCAACCCGGAACTGGTCGTGGAGGAGGGGGCGCCGGAGATCGACATGGAGGAGGGGTGTCTCTCGATCCCGGACCTCCGGGAGACCATCTCCCGCCCGGACGCGTTGCGGATCCGGTTTCTGGACCGCCACTTCCAGCCGCACGAGTGGCCGGTCGAGGGGCCGCTCGCGCGCGTGATCCAGCACGAGACGGACCACCTCGACGGCGTCCTCTACCTCGACTACCTCTCGCCGCTCCGGCGCAAGTTCCTGGGCCGCCGGCTCAAGGCCATCGCCCGTGGGGAGTGCGAGGCCGAGTACCCGATGGCGTTCCGCGACGACGCCTGACGCGTCGGTTCGCTCGGTCGGCCCCGGCCCCGGCCCCGAGACCCTGGACCCCGCGCGGCGGGCCGGAGTAGGAGCGGCTCCCACCCCTCAACCCCGATGGCCGACTCCGAAAACATGGACGATCCCAAGGACCTCCGCGACCAGCGCCCCGATTACGTCGAGGACAAGTCGGGCTCCGGCGACGTCGACGGGGAGGACCATTCCGAGGAGGAACAGCCGACCGTCGGGACCGACCCCCAGGACACCGGCGACACGGATGTGCAGAAGCCGCACGTGGAGCTCGACGAGGACGCCGTGCGGGAGGCCGAGCGGGAGGGGAAGGGCTATCGGTAAGCGCGACCGTCGGCGCCGCGTCCGTCGGGCCCCTTAGACTCCGCCCGTGTCCGCACCGGTCGCCGCGCTCCTCTCCGTCCTCGCGATCTCGCTGGCCTCACTGGCCGGCGCGCTCACGCTGTCGCTCGGCCGCGCCCGGCTGGAGCGCGTGATCTTCCTCCTCGTGGCGTTCGCCGTCGGCGCGATGCTGGGGGGCGCGTTGCTCCACCTCATCCCGGAGAGCTACGAGGCGCTCGGTGGCGGGCCGAAGACCGGTCTGCTCGTGCTCGCGGGCGTCGTCGCGTTCTTCGTACTCGAGAAGTTCCTCCACTGGCGCCATCAGCACGGGGCGCCGGAGGCGCTCGAGGGCGCGAGCGGCCACGTCCATCACGGGCACCATCACCACGGGCACGCCCACCTCGGCGCCGAGGCGGGGGGGGGCGCGGCGCCGTTCGCGCTCGTCAACCTCGTCGGGAGCGTGGCCCACAACGTGATCGACGGGGCCATCGTCGCGGCGGCCTACCTCGTCTCGATCCAGACCGGCGTGGTGACGACGCTGGCCGTGATGCTCCACGAGATCCCCCAGGAGATCGGCAACTTCGGCGTGCTCGTCTATGGCGGGTACCCGCCCCGGAAGGCGCTGATGTACAACTTCATCGCCGGGCTCGGCGGGCTGGTCGGCGCCGGCCTCGTGCTCCTGCTCGGGAGCGGCGTCGACGGCCTTGCCGACTACCTCCTCCCGATCACGGCGGGCGCGTTCCTCTACATCGCCGGCAGCGACCTCATCCCGGAGCTCAACCGCCGCCACAGCTACCCCGCCACGAAGGCCGTCGGCCAACTCGTGATGATGCTGCTCGGGATCGCGATCATGGCGCTGCCGTTGCTCTGGGAGTAGGGGCGCTCGTCAGGCGGCTCACGGGCCGTGAGGCGGGCGCGCCGCGTCCCATGCCACCGACTCCGCGAGCCCATCCTCACGCCCGACCTCCTGCTGGCCGCGTACCAGATCGGCGTCTTCCCGATGGCCGACGCCGACGGGTCGATCGCGTGGTATGCGCCGGACCCGCGCGCCGTCCTCCCGCTCGACGCGTTCCACGTGCCGAAAACGCTCGCCAAGACGGTCCGCCGTGGGGAGTTCGAGGTGGTGGTGGACCGGGACTTCGAGGGGACCATGCGCGCGTGCGGGGCGCCGGCGCCGGACCGACCGGAGACGTGGATCTCGGAGGAGATGGTCGAGGCCTACGTCGCGCTCCACGACCTCGGGTACGCCCACTCCGTGGAGTGCTGGCAGGACGGGGCGTTCGCGGGCGGGCTCTACGGCGTCGCGCTGCGGGGCGCGTTCTTCGGCGAGAGCATGGTGACGCGCGTCCGGGACGCGTCGAAGGTGGCACTCGTGCACCTCGTCGAGCGGCTACGGGCGGGCGGGTACCAGCTCCTCGACACCCAGATGGCGACGCCTCACCTCGAGCGGTTCGGCGTGGTCGAGATCCCGCGCGAGACGTTCGAGCGCCGCCTCGGCCTCGCCCTCGCCGCCGAGGCCGACTGGGCCGCCATTGAGCGGACCGAGGGGGCGGACCGGTAACACTCGGGCGCGTCGGGCGTTCACCCCTCCCGTCGCCCCGTCGCCCCGATGCTCCGTCTCGTCCTCGCCCTCAGCCTGACCGCCCTCGGCGCAGCGTGCAGCTCCCGCCAGTCCGAGCCCGGGTTGCCCGCCTCGGTCGAGCGCGCGCCCGAGGCGGAGGTCCTCCCGGCGACGCCGCCGGTCTCGAACGCCGCCCCCGTGGTCGCGGCCGCTGCGGCCGACGCGCCCGCCGACACCGTCGAGGCCGCCGAGCAGGCGACGCGGGCCACCTTCCGGCAGATCCTGGACGACGCGGCGGCGCAGGACGTGGCCTCGCGGCCGTACGGCGAGATCGTCCAGTGGGTCGGCGAGCAACTCCTCGGCGTCCCGTACCGCGCCGGGATGCTCGACGCGCCCGCGTCCGAGACGCTCGTCGTTGACCTCACGGCGTTCGACTGTGTGCTCTACATCGAGAACGTCCTGTCGCTGGCGACGGCCATCGCGACGGGCGAGACTAGCTACCAGGCCTACACCGACGGCGTCCGCACGCTGCGGTACCGCGACGGCGCGCTCGACGGCTACTGCTCACGGCTCCACTACTTCTCGGACTGGATCCGCGACAACGAGCGCCGCGGCACCCTCCAGAACGTGACGCAGGCGATCGGCGGCCAGCCGTTCGAGAAGCGGCTGACGTTCATGGGCGAGCACCGCGACGCGTACCCCAAGCTGGCCTCGGACTCGACCTACGCCTGCATCCTCGACATGGAGGCCTCGCTCGCCGGCACCGAACTGTTCTACGTCCCCCAGGATCGGATCTCGACGGTCTACGACTCGCTCCGACCCGGCGACATCATCGCGACGGCCACGAGCATCGGCGGGCTCGACGTGACGCACACCGGGTTCGTTCACAAGACGGACGCCCACACCGGGTTCATGCACGCCTCGCTCTCGTCGGACCGCGTCAAGATCTCCGACGACCTCCAGAGCTACGTCCAGGGGATTTCGAGCCAGGTCGGCGTCGTCGTCGTCCGCCCGCTGGACCCGCGGGGGTGAAGGAGCGAGAGGATCGGGAGCGGGGCGGTGCGGTCTGAGTCGAGCGCGTCTGCCAGTTCCCGGTTCCCCTTTCCCATCGCCGGCGAGCGCCGCGAGCCTCACGCTGTCTTCGTCGCGCACGGCCGGCCGTCTCGCCCGATCTTCGGGTGTCTCCCCACACCACTGGCATGGACCTCAAGCGCATCGGCGTGTTCACCTCGGGCGGCGACTCGCCCGGCATGAACGCGTGCATCCGGGCCTCGACGCGGCGCGCCATCGCCGAGGGCCTCGAGGTCATCGGGATCAAGCGGGGCTATGCGGGGATGATCGACGGCGACTACGTTGAGATGGACCGGCAGTCGGTCTCGAACATCCTCCAGCAGGGGGGCACGATCCTCAAGAGCGCGCGCTCGGAGCGGTTCCGGACGCCGGAGGGCCGCGCCGAGGCGGCCGCCAAGCTCCGCGAGGCCGGCATCGACGCGCTCGTCGCGATCGGCGGCGACGGGACGCTCCAGGGCGCGACGCACCTCGCCAACGAACACGGGATCGCCGTCGTCGGCTGCCCCGGGACGATCGACAACGACCTGTTCGGGACGGACGAGACGATCGGGTTCGACACGGCGCTCAACAC
This sequence is a window from Rubrivirga marina. Protein-coding genes within it:
- the ruvX gene encoding Holliday junction resolvase RuvX translates to MDLPPRVAGVDYGARRVGVALADPLRLVARPHGTFAPGAALAELARLVDEDGVGVIVVGWPLTDDGAEGHAVDRVRPFLGRLKKAAPSAEVVVQDERESSRRALRDLVEAGVSKKRRRHKGTLDAAAACVILQDWLDEQRSPFG
- a CDS encoding HU family DNA-binding protein; its protein translation is MASNSNRTPTLTKKDVAREVAAASGEPLYKCEPWVQATIDALRDLMAGADPELRIELRDFGVFEVKKTKAKPKARNPKTNETVFIPARRKTHFKPGKKLRETLQEPLQELGYAIPEGSADHPANRKQAA
- a CDS encoding ZIP family metal transporter; the encoded protein is MSAPVAALLSVLAISLASLAGALTLSLGRARLERVIFLLVAFAVGAMLGGALLHLIPESYEALGGGPKTGLLVLAGVVAFFVLEKFLHWRHQHGAPEALEGASGHVHHGHHHHGHAHLGAEAGGGAAPFALVNLVGSVAHNVIDGAIVAAAYLVSIQTGVVTTLAVMLHEIPQEIGNFGVLVYGGYPPRKALMYNFIAGLGGLVGAGLVLLLGSGVDGLADYLLPITAGAFLYIAGSDLIPELNRRHSYPATKAVGQLVMMLLGIAIMALPLLWE
- the def gene encoding peptide deformylase encodes the protein MVLPIYAYGQPVLRERAAEIESDSPELQALIDDMIETMSVAHGAGLAAPQVGQSIRLFVADLTSYAEDLAEDNDGEVPDYATGPLVFINPELVVEEGAPEIDMEEGCLSIPDLRETISRPDALRIRFLDRHFQPHEWPVEGPLARVIQHETDHLDGVLYLDYLSPLRRKFLGRRLKAIARGECEAEYPMAFRDDA
- the aat gene encoding leucyl/phenylalanyl-tRNA--protein transferase; translated protein: MRRARRVPCHRLREPILTPDLLLAAYQIGVFPMADADGSIAWYAPDPRAVLPLDAFHVPKTLAKTVRRGEFEVVVDRDFEGTMRACGAPAPDRPETWISEEMVEAYVALHDLGYAHSVECWQDGAFAGGLYGVALRGAFFGESMVTRVRDASKVALVHLVERLRAGGYQLLDTQMATPHLERFGVVEIPRETFERRLGLALAAEADWAAIERTEGADR
- a CDS encoding N-acetylmuramoyl-L-alanine amidase-like domain-containing protein — encoded protein: MLRLVLALSLTALGAACSSRQSEPGLPASVERAPEAEVLPATPPVSNAAPVVAAAAADAPADTVEAAEQATRATFRQILDDAAAQDVASRPYGEIVQWVGEQLLGVPYRAGMLDAPASETLVVDLTAFDCVLYIENVLSLATAIATGETSYQAYTDGVRTLRYRDGALDGYCSRLHYFSDWIRDNERRGTLQNVTQAIGGQPFEKRLTFMGEHRDAYPKLASDSTYACILDMEASLAGTELFYVPQDRISTVYDSLRPGDIIATATSIGGLDVTHTGFVHKTDAHTGFMHASLSSDRVKISDDLQSYVQGISSQVGVVVVRPLDPRG
- a CDS encoding RelA/SpoT family protein; this translates as MIQASADLHRQLDGLVVAPDYERRLRVLLEHCQRNLPSVDEAMIRRAFRVAYWAHRDDRRASGELYISHPLEVALIAAKDIRMDDVTVAAALLHDTVEDTDLSLDLLESEFGTEVARITDGVTKIGSVFENRALGRAENVRKLMLSMASDVRVILVKFADRLHNMRTLVAMPTEKQLRIAAETADLFAPLAHRFGLHEVKTELEDLSLKYLQPEAYREIADGLNAKRRQRERFIERFIEPLREELKEAGFAFDIYGRPKSITSIYSKMKRQGVGLDEVYDLFAIRVILHTTGKQGREDCWRVYSTVTANYPPVDGRHRDFISKPKSNGYQSLHATVMTPEGRPVEVQIRTQEMHEVAERGVAAHWKYKETPGGDGAAPAGAGDARVDELYAWVRDLLENPSPDDAGEFVRQFQLNLYDEEIYVFTPAGELVTLPTGATPVDFAFQIHSEVGFHCIGAKADGKMVPLSYRLQSGEQVEILTSKRQTPNPDWATFVVTHKAQARIRHWINERRRKTSAHGRDLLDKKLARAHLEPDEQAINRLAADLKFASTQQLFYEIGSGKYDPADFVAALKKGLPPEAPESDVPEGVSPALLEVDEIDFREDARERVGGRTALVIEGERHTDLAVEYAACCGPIPGDDVFGFLSRTGVVKIHRKGCKNANHLFSDHGERVIPVEWSRQKDVQFSATLRVVGEDRVGIVSDMTAVISKSLKTNIRSITVTSEDGMFEGTIVLYVSDVKQLRRIMKRLGRLDGIYGVYREE